A section of the Amblyomma americanum isolate KBUSLIRL-KWMA chromosome 2, ASM5285725v1, whole genome shotgun sequence genome encodes:
- the LOC144121217 gene encoding uncharacterized protein LOC144121217, producing the protein MLARLKEKIRRFFLPSRSDSTPEERRRASRKRKRDGSMDGEDDDDDDVIVVARNSRKHFRSDETRVPSAGRSENRDSWLRWAFRKPMQNFFISQAVRCLSPTATEPSQRPALPRARPPREQTTFWPLERSRESRSSGHASRASLLSGVELGGPVKNHNDHDLPVQECVCAVKPKESPIRSPDHKSASSTGGKTALSMRNGGRCFTSTPNSCMRLQEKREYQLLLRQRCTAPYPQPNPRSRNSPSSSLSATGSTEAKSQWLAPAQPSPGTSAALETPRRDVPAFSPLFVNSASLTKRSVPLRQPARLLQSVRPTSSKPSSVAVSVAPNAPASRNSSSSTSSPSRAASPEIPQLPTSHFFSPVWMKDLKERLAQIDQSAQARIFSKEQNREDKKARPMPVTKEPPVKEIPSEVAKKEVLPELTPEMEAAVDDALKRAPADDVLARGFRLTVTRKDMETLAGLNWLNDEVINFYMNMLMERSRLQATLPSVYAFNTFFYPKLRTSGFSAVKRWTRRIDIFAHDLILVPIHLGMHWCLAVVDFRHSTIRYYDSMGGKNDECLKALRDYLLEESRDKRQKELDLSSWTCEAVKDIPHQMNGSDCGMFALKYAEYITRDAKITFNQRNMPYFRRRMVYEILTKKLL; encoded by the coding sequence ATGTTGGCGAGACTGAAAGAAAAAATCCGTCGCTTCTTCTTGCCGTCTCGCAGCGACAGCACGCCTGAAGAGCGTCGGCGCGCATCGAGAAAGCGCAAACGTGACGGTAGCATGGATggtgaggacgacgacgacgacgatgtcATTGTTGTGGCCCGCAACAGCCGAAAACATTTCCGCTCCGACGAGACTCGTGTGCCGAGCGCTGGAAGATCGGAAAACCGCGACAGTTGGCTGCGGTGGGCATTCCGCAAGCCGATGCAGAACTTCTTCATCAGCCAGGCTGTCCGCTGCCTCAGCCCGACCGCAACTGAACCTTCCCAGAGGCCTGCCTTGCCTCGAGCTCGGCCTCCACGCGAGCAGACGACATTCTGGCCGCTCGAGCGGTCTAGAGAGAGTCGGTCTTCGGGCCATGCGTCGAGAGCGTCGCTGCTGTCGGGCGTGGAGCTCGGCGGCCCCGTCAAGAACCACAACGACCACGATCTGCCGGTGCAAGAATGTGTCTGTGCAGTGAAACCCAAAGAGTCGCCGATCAGGAGCCCCGACCACAAGTCTGCGAGCTCGACCGGGGGTAAAACGGCGCTTTCCATGCGTAATGGTGGACGGTGCTTCACATCGACGCCGAACAGCTGCATGCGACTTCAAGAAAAGCGCGAGTACCAGTTGTTGCTGCGTCAGCGGTGTACCGCTCCATACCCACAGCCAAATCCTCGTTCGCGAAATTCCCCGTCCTCTTCCCTTAGTGCGACTGGCAGCACCGAAGCGAAGTCCCAGTGGCTTGCGCCGGCACAGCCGTCGCCAGGCACCTCAGCGGCTTTGGAAACGCCTAGGCGTGATGTGCCGGCATTTTCTCCACTTTTCGTGAACTCCGCTTCTTTGACAAAGCGCTCAGTACCGTTGAGACAACCTGCCCGTCTGCTGCAATCTGTTCGGCCGACATCCTCGAAACCAAGCTCTGTGGCAGTTTCGGTAGCTCCGAACGCTCCTGCGTCGAGAAATTCCTCGTCATCCACCTCATCACCGTCACGCGCGGCGTCGCCAGAAATCCCGCAACTCCCCACTAGCCACTTTTTTTCGCCGGTATGGATGAAAGACCTAAAGGAAAGGCTGGCACAGATAGACCAATCTGCTCAAGCACGCATATTCTCCAAGGAGCAGAATCGCGAAGACAAAAAGGCACGCCCCATGCCCGTGACAAAAGAGCCCCCTGTTAAGGAAATCCCATCAGAGGTTGCCAAAAAGGAAGTGCTCCCAGAGCTGACACCTGAGATGGAAGCTGCTGTGGATGACGCTCTCAAGCGGGCACCAGCCGACGACGTACTTGCCAGAGGCTTCAGACTCACTGTGACACGCAAGGACATGGAGACGCTTGCAGGGCTGAACTGGCTCAACGATGAAGTTATCAACTTCTACATGAACATGCTCATGGAGCGTAGCCGCTTGCAGGCAACCCTACCATCGGTCTATGCTTTCAACACCTTCTTTTACCCAAAGCTGCGTACCAGTGGCTTCAGTGCCGTCAAGCGCTGGACAAGGCGCATAGACATTTTTGCACACGACCTCATCCTCGTTCCTATTCATTTAGGCATGCACTGGTGCTTAGCGGTCGTCGACTTCAGGCACAGCACCATCCGTTACTATGACTCAATGGGTGGCAAGAATGATGAATGTCTTAAGGCTCTGCGTGATTACCTCCTGGAAGAAAGCAGAGACAAGCGACAGAAGGAGCTCGACCTGTCCAGCTGGACTTGCGAGGCTGTCAAGGACATTCCGCATCAAATGAACGGAAGTGACTGTGGCATGTTCGCGCTCAAGTATGCCGAGTACATCACAAGGGATGCCAAGATCACTTTCAACCAGCGGAACATGCCATACTTCAGGAGGCGTATGGTATATGAAATTTTGACTAAAAAGCTACTctaa